The DNA window GATGGGCACACATAGCTCTGCCAACTGCTCTGCCAAGAGCAAAAGGGCTCGGAAGGGAGAAGGGGTAGTATGGGTAGGTGGTGCTGGAGCAGGTGTGGGAAAAGATGTCATTATCTGGGGCAAGACTTCGATTCTCTTTGCATGGATGAAtaggaaaaaagctttttaaaaaacgtTACGCAACCCAAGAGTTAGAAGaaatttctggttttcctgTGCCACAAAACTCCTTCTGTCCTCATCTGTATGCGCACAAAAACACAGTTCCAACCACAAAATTACAGCTGTAGAGAAAGTAGAAAATTATCATCTTTTTTAACCATGTTCCTGTGATGACATCAGACTTCGGTCACCCAAGTTTCAGGCACTGCTGGAAGTAAATGTTGAGTATGTTGAGGATAAAGAAAGAGATGGTTGTTTAAAACTCACCTTCATCCATGTGTACACAAACACTAGGGCTGTATTGCAAGAGAAATGAagacctgcttattctatggaTTTTTATTGCTcatgttttgtttcataaacTACATATTCATAAGCcctttcatataaaaatatatcttatGAAGCCTGCCTGCATAGAGCAATTTTTAGTAGCAACCTAGAAGGAGGAATAAAACATTAAGGTATTAATGACCcatggaaaatgagaaaatatgaaatacGTTTGCCTTGCAGAGTCATTATTCCTCAAGGTAGATGACCATTCAAGTCCCTTACATGCTcccatgtatttttctttttctagaaaTTTGCCATTGTCTCAGCATTTTGAATCTCATGGGCTGCTCTGAACCAGTGGTGTTCATTCTTCATGTAGAGCATGAACAGCTAGTGCTTGCAGGCAGAGAGAACAGGTTCTCTGTTTATCCTCCGCCAAACAGGACAGTGCTGGCTAGATACCAGTACAGAAATCTTGCATAAGAACAGActgagtaaaaataaaatgacttaCAGGTGTACAAGTAAGCAGCTATGTAATATTTAAAGCACTGCCTTTGGTCTTCTGTCCTAGTTTTGTCTCCCTGTTCAAAGAACTGTACCGATGTGATGGGAGTAGAACTGGTGCGTCAGTGCTTCCTGTGCCGAACTCCCAATATAAATTTTTGCTCTGTATTTGTGGGAGTACATTGATAAATCCAGAGAAGAGGGATGGCAGCCGGAAATAAGGTTTAAGGCAAGAAAAGAATAAGTGGAGAATGTGTTCCAGAGAAATTTTTGATCCAGCtgaattcaaaggaaaaaaaaaagaaggcaactCTTGCTAagtgcagcagcactgcagtggTATCCCCTTCACTCTGACAAGACTGGCCTTGGGATGATGCTGTGACCCTGGTTTTTGTGGACTCCCACATTTCCACTCTGCCATTCCAGCAGTTTTCTCTTTAGCAATGTCCCTTTTCTTCTTGCACCTCATAGTTAGTGAGTCACCAATAGGGAATACTTTTTGCCACTCGGTAGTTAGTGTAGCCTAATAACATGTCTAGAAAGCTTCTAGAAAACAGATTAATTTAGaagtttattataaaaatacttcattgtATTGGATGTATTAGAAATACTGTATCAAGTGtttcatatttaaaacataGAGATTGATTTGAGTTGCCCAAATGTGTTTTTAGTGATTtagtaaattattattttcttttatggtGTTAgtgaatttaatttattttcccagtCACTGTGTCCTTCAAGATTTTAGATTAGTAGATCCCATCCAGAGTTGCatctaagaagaaaaagaacatttcttgCTTGTTTCCAGTTTCCACTTCATTTCTCAGTATTTGAGTGGTCGCAATTGAACACACTGAGCTGAAGCAGCTGCTATGGGGGCATATACTTAGAGTGCTGTGGTGGAAGTGGTTGATAGTATCAAAAAGTGGGTTTCCACTTCAGCAAAACAATggtttgattttgatttttttttttttttttttagacattGAGCAACACATTTGTACTGCATCCTTacttactgtttttcttttttaaaaaatatttctctgtgaaGTTTCCCAtttcaaactttattttaaaaatgtattcagGCTGAACTATCCAGTTCCAATAAAAGTTCTAATGAGAattttatcttgttttcctttaaaatcatAACTTTTTATCCACCCTGTTAGGTTATTAGCGATAATTCAGACTTCATAAGTCTTGAGTAATTGGCTTGTAACAATTATAATAAAGCTGGTAAGTATCCTACACAGCTACCGGGTGCTTGCATTTGTAACTGATTTGAGCATTCATAGGCAAGATCTCTTTCTAGCTATGCATAACATTCTTGTCAAGTGGTAGCACATGGCTCTTACGTTAGTTCTAGAATAAATCTTATTCTTATTTCTTACATCCTCACTGAAGCagatgtagaaaagaaaaatagatttgcCGTGTACTATGCAATTCTTTCATCTGCCCTATGTTTTATCTGTTTTACCAGATTATTTAAAGCCTTGCCATTTTAACATCTGAGAACTatgtgtttgcatgtgtgtgtttgtatataaACATGCATTGATATGGACGTTCCCATGTCTAATCTGTAGGATACATCACTGGCCGAGGTAAACTCATTCAGTCCCTCAGTGCCAATATCACCCTCATCAATGATAAACCAGTATAAATTTGAAGATGAACCAGAACTAAGAGATCTCTTCATTACAGTTGATGATCCTGAAAGCCACATTACAGCCATTGAAACATTTATCACATACAGAGTTGTCACAAAGGTAAGCATCTGGTCATGGCTATAATGGCTTATGTTGATAATTCATCCTTAAATAAGAGGAGATATCAATTCCTCATGAAATATTTGAAGAGTAGAAAGAGAGCTATCTTCATTAGGTTGCTAGCAATAATTGTCATGCATGTTTTTGTAGacaagaacattttttcttcaggCAAATGTAGAAGGGCTGTAAGGTggattgcttttgcttttttatctATTCTATACTTTCTTATTATATTTAATTTGAAGTGCTGGTTGTTCATGATAAAAGAATAGCATTTTTCCCACATACCTTGAAAATTTTTTATTCAACCCTCAAAAACGTTTAGATTACAAACGAATGTTTTGAGGGTTTTGGAATTTACTTGCATCACATTATAAATCTCTGTGCAAAAATCAATGCTAAACGGGAGATATTACTTTAATGAAAGCATGGGCTCTTTGTGGCTTCATTCTAGAAGACAGAGCAGTGATAAAATAAATCTCATGGTCTGGCAATTTTGCAACATTgtaataagcatttttttctagGCATTAAAGGTTTGTTGGGAAGTTCTAACAAAGGGCTACAAAACCAGAATTGAAGATGGAATGCAGAATCCATTAAGCAGTGCAGGAAGTGTTATTGCCATGATATGCTGAAGTTTTCACATTTTGGATGTGGGGATTGTTGACTCAGGTCAGCAGGTCCCAAAGATGCATGCGGctccttaatttttttccagaatgctAAAAACTagattacttttttaaaaaaaaaattttagtaGGCTAATTATTACAAGGCATTCTGTGTGCAGTTtagtgctttcttttattttctttttttacagtagAACTTTGATTTCTTGTTAGAATTGGATGTTTTATCTCTTCAAGTACTTGATCATTGCACttcaaaaaaaagcaagcaaataacatgagcaacatagaatcatgtaTGCATTCCCTTCAGATACTCAATTTTCTCCAAAATCTAAAACTAatcttggccttttttttttttctgtttctggcttTCAGACATCCCGTGGTGAATTTGACTCCAGTGAATATGAAGTTCGAAGACGATATCAGGATTTCCTGTGGTTAAAGAGCAAGCTTGAAGAAGCACATCCGACGCTTATTATTCCTGTTCGTTTGCTAAAGCttgagttatttttatttatttataagatGGCTTCACTTTTATACAGAGATGTTTGAGgtctttcttcagtttctgatGTCTCACAAACCTTAAACCAACCTTCTTTCATTGGCTTTATACATATGTTATAAGTAAATATCCCATAAAGGTATTTCTTATGTTTGTAATTGTGCCATATGCAGTCCTTTCATAGTTGTATTTGTATTCTTCTGCACAGTGTGCTACAAGTACTATGTTGTACCACTGTTGAATGTGATAACTTTATAAGAATTTGGGTTTTGCATGGTGGATTCTACACAGTATACCTATATTTTTTAGTGAGTAGAACTACTATAATATCCTTAACGTTATGTAAATTataggatatattttttttctttttttttccctcttagcCATTACCTGAAAAATTCATAATGAAGGGAATGGTGGAACGATTTAGTGATGAATTCATTGAGACTCGAAGAAAAGCTTTACATAAATTTTTGAACCGCATTGCTGATCATCCAACTTTAACTTTTAACGAAGACTTCAAAATTTTTCTTACTGCACAGGCCTGGGTAAAATGACTTTAGTTTTATTTACAGTTATGTGATACTATACTTTGTGTTAGCAGAGTATATCAGAAGTCTTCCAAGTTCTGTATTCAATAGAGTCCTCCCACGGCTTGTTACAGAAGTGTCAAAAGGCAGCAGGGGATTTATGGGATATTCATCTCCTGATGTAACCTTTTCTTCCATGATTTTGGTAGTCACATGTGTGGCCATGAATATTGCTGTACCTTCCACAGCAGTTTTTGTTGctgcattttggattttttgAGGCAAATTCACAATATTTCAGCTCTGCATGCTTTATGGTATACTTATAAGCGCCCAATATATAGAAAGTAGTATTTTAAGTTAATTATTGTATTGTTTGGCACTGtttcatctgattttttttaagattatactagctttaccaaaaaaaaaaaatgtagcctTTGAATTTCCTGTTCTATTTTTGCAAGATATGTGCAGTTGAAAATTggaattttttcctcaaacaAGCCTGCCTCTGAACTTCAGCAAAGGTTATTCTAGCAGCATATAAAaagttgtggaaaaaaaaaaaaaggtgattacttcttccagcaggatcattgtttgcttttctcaATCACTTATTTCTGCAATAATTACTTCTGCTTCCCTGTTCAAAAGGCGAAATTGAAAACTAGGTGACTCACCCGAAGGAATGAGAGGGTAAAGGTTCTCTGCCATCTTTAACCATTCTTGTGGGAGCATGATACTTGGcatgcttctgttttctgagaaaGGCTTAGCTAATAAGAGCACGTGACAGGTACGGTTCTAACACGGGtctaataatttttaaacaagaCTTGTGCACTAAAAATACATGCTTATGTATGTagttttgtttaagaaaaaacagctttaatgtaTGTATTATTTTCAGAGAATTTAAAGAAGTACTTGGAAGTAAACAGAGCTTGTTCTGTCTTTAGGAGCTCTCCTCACACAAGAAGCAGGGTCCCGGTTTGCTGAGCAGGATGGGACAGACCGTCAGAGCTGTAACATCCTCAGTAAGAGGAGGAGTTAAAAATCGTCCTGAAATGTTTACAGAAATGAACCATTACATGGAAACATTTagtcagaaaataaatgtattagaCAAAATAGCTCATAGAATTTACAAGGAAGAGAGAGGTAAGTAGAAAACAAGTATCAGTTTTATTGGtttaagaaattaatatatTGGAAAAGTTAAATTAGTTTTCATTATGTCAGGTAAAATAAACTTTCCTACAAGCAGGGGAAAGGGTGATCTGTCTTTATACTGTGCTTTTCATAGTGGTCATTGTTTGGGCAGACTTAGTTAATTTGAATAACTTCTTAATAGGAAGAGTTTTAATATGTCATTGAACTACTTGATAAAGAACTTAGAAAGACAAAAACCTCACAACTATGGCTGTCTTTTCATTTACGCTTTTTGGAAAGTTGTGTGAccttttgtttttgttctttcagtGGAATGTAAgtagtttgttttctgtactgTCTTGTACAGGCAAATGCTATCTAGAGTCCAGATCTCTAAACATctcttttttagttttcattcTCCACTTCTTTTCTGTGTCAACCAattatgttttggatttttttgacTATAATTTCTGTCATGGGAAAATGTGTCTGTTAGTGTTTTCCTAGAAAGGATGacttaatctatttttttccccataagtAACAGCAGTTTGCACACCTATTTCAACTGCAAAATTTCTGAGACTGGCTTTGACCTCAGACTAAGCCTCTTCAGTAGAATTTCCACTGGTCAGTGCTTGCAGGATTTTATTGTCTGTATAATATAATTTGAAGAGCTGCACTGCTTTCTTTAGTAACAGCCTTTGTGCTTTATTGTCCAGTACCAGATTTCAGCGTGCCCTCACTAAGTTGGAGGGGtcttataaaaggaaaatacatgtTGATCGAAAAAGAGTTCCTTTTGGTATCATGTATTTCAGTGGAAATAGCTGGCTGAGGTCCATAGTTTCAGGGCATCAGTGccaaaatatttcttggaaaaCCTCATGTATTTTGACATGCTCCCAAATGCTGTACGTTATAATTTTTTTGGATTTTCCAAGCAGCACTTGGCAGAACATTTGTGTGCAGGGCTGCACTGTCATGGATGTGAACTGCTGATAGCTGTGATTCAGAAAACATTCCTGCTTGCAATAGCTTAACATgagctttttaattaaatcttcaatagagatttttttttgtccactTGATCTTAAAGGAGACATTTTATCCTTCATGCCACACAGGTGCTTGGCACCTTTCCTTGGACATGCcttcattttaaattcagttgTTATGCAATTGTGGTTTTGGTACATAATCAATTTGTTCGCAGTACATTCCTGTGAACAGGACACTACCGGGTCATATCCAGCGTTTCCCAAGTTTAGCCCTACTAAACGGCACAGTGAATTCCAGGCCTTTTTTCTGCTTACAGGTTGTTACTTGGCCTAGAGATATAAAAGAAATGATTTGTAGGATATTCTTGTATTTAGATGAATAAGAACTACTAAAGGAGATAACGCCTGCAGAACTGGAGTGAACTTCAGTGTGTCTCCTGAAGCTTTTGGGACACCCCAAGTGCTAGAcaggattctatgatcattgtaGGCAGAGGAATTCAGGGCAGTAGAAGCAAGTGCAGCCGATtgctgcccagggctgctgtGCCTCATGTCCCTCTGTTTGAAGTCAATGTGAAGTAATTCAGGTCCTTCAAATGAATACAACCAATCAGGTCTAAGAGTGTTTAAAATGACTGGGGCTTTTTTGCTCATAGGTGGTTACTATGAACTACTTAGTTACAGTACATTAATTGATAAATCTATTTATAAACAGTGAACTGCAGTTTGTCTTTGTCTTGTGAGCAAATTTAAACACTAGCCTCTGTCTCTTGCTTTGCTCACAGTAGATACGAGATTGCGATTAGTATCACTTAGACATCTATTAATGAACAGAAGACTAATACGTGTATCTGTTCCTGTTAagagtattttaatgaaatgaagGAATACGGTCCCATCTACACACTCTGGTCAGCATCAGAAGAAGATATAGCTGACTCCCTAAAAGGTGTTGCCAGCTGCATCGACAAGTGTTGCAAGGCTACAGAGAAGTGGATGGCAGGGCTCTCAGAAAATCTGCTGCCAATTTTACATGAATATGTACTCTACAGTGAAATTCTGATGGTAAGGCCTCCTTAAGCATTTATTATGGCTTTATATAAAGTTTGGCTTTGTCCAGTGACACAGTCTGGAAAAGAATTTGCAACTGATGAAAATGATTTTGCAGTCCCTCTATTTACTGTTCTTATTAAACATGCACAGCATAGGGTAGCTGTCCGGTAGCAGAGAATCTGTTTGGTCGTGTTTCCGTGTAGATCAGGCAAGAGGCATCCCTTCCAGATGAGAAGGGCTTGATAGTTTTGTGTAGCAGGCCTTGGAGGCTGGGCTAAAGAGTGCCTGGCTTTGCCATCTTCAGAGAGCTCTACGCTGTAGCAGAGGTGGGAACCCAGAAAGGTTTGGGGaacagcagctgagagagcgCTCCTCTGACACTGCTGAAATATGAACTCATTGAGTAACAGATGGTGTGGGGGAAAAGTAATGGAGAGGTTTTTACCTTTCTAGGAGATGTTcctaaactgttttcttttcctagaaTAGCAGGGAACTTCCAGTCTCTGTGCCTTTATATAAGCACGTTAGTCTATGCTGTAAGCTGATGCTCTCAGTTCACTTTATGTACTTATTTTTGTTACAGTTAGAGAGAATGTAAAAATCAAACTTCAGAAGTGATAAACTCAGTGCTGATGGATAATCAACGTAATTGAGTAGCTCAATTCAGCATATCTTAATTTCCACTCCGCACAAAATGTGTACAAACCCTTCTTTGTCTAGGTTTTGAGCAATGCAAGCTGCTGTATCTGTTCTTGCCTTCCTGCTGGGAACCCAACTCCTACTGCAGTCGTTTCTGAGTAGGTGCTGAGAGTGTGTTACAGACCAGAGCAAGTTAACTCATCCT is part of the Phaenicophaeus curvirostris isolate KB17595 chromosome 8, BPBGC_Pcur_1.0, whole genome shotgun sequence genome and encodes:
- the SNX7 gene encoding sorting nexin-7 isoform X2, whose translation is MEAEGREPGPLPAPSPGGGAEPEPPELLALDDDDDDDDDDEDDLEVFSKDTSLAEVNSFSPSVPISPSSMINQYKFEDEPELRDLFITVDDPESHITAIETFITYRVVTKTSRGEFDSSEYEVRRRYQDFLWLKSKLEEAHPTLIIPPLPEKFIMKGMVERFSDEFIETRRKALHKFLNRIADHPTLTFNEDFKIFLTAQAWELSSHKKQGPGLLSRMGQTVRAVTSSVRGGVKNRPEMFTEMNHYMETFSQKINVLDKIAHRIYKEEREYFNEMKEYGPIYTLWSASEEDIADSLKGVASCIDKCCKATEKWMAGLSENLLPILHEYVLYSEILMGVLKRRDQIQGELDSKVGALASKKTENDMCLATWESFLASQTVDLHVEEDSEDRP
- the SNX7 gene encoding sorting nexin-7 isoform X1 — translated: MEAEGREPGPLPAPSPGGGAEPEPPELLALDDDDDDDDDDEDDLEVFSKDTSLAEVNSFSPSVPISPSSMINQYKFEDEPELRDLFITVDDPESHITAIETFITYRVVTKTSRGEFDSSEYEVRRRYQDFLWLKSKLEEAHPTLIIPPLPEKFIMKGMVERFSDEFIETRRKALHKFLNRIADHPTLTFNEDFKIFLTAQAWELSSHKKQGPGLLSRMGQTVRAVTSSVRGGVKNRPEMFTEMNHYMETFSQKINVLDKIAHRIYKEEREYFNEMKEYGPIYTLWSASEEDIADSLKGVASCIDKCCKATEKWMAGLSENLLPILHEYVLYSEILMGVLKRRDQIQGELDSKVGALASKKTENDMFSEEIGKLEDKVECANNALKADWDRWKQNMQCDMRSAFTNVAENNLHYYEECLATWESFLASQTVDLHVEEDSEDRP